The following are encoded in a window of Cryobacterium sp. CG_9.6 genomic DNA:
- a CDS encoding DUF58 domain-containing protein yields MTDTIATPRTFAAGWPEAPEGRLARFIALVMRRSLALRGHIRAARRVVAAVVTPFGAAMGALVIVAFLVGYLAGWSELVVMAWTGLTLVVVALAYLLGRTAYAVSLTLGTNRAVVGDVVAGNVRVHNPARGRVPGVNVEVPVGSALSIIQMPALRRLASFSHDFVVPTRRRGLVTVGPVRTVRADPIGLVRKELVWADQIELRVHPRTISIPSMSTGLIRDLEGNPTRDLTTTDVSFNSLREYVSGDERRSIHWKSSAKTGTLMVRQFEETRRSELMVVLGIRDDECATDEEFELAVSVAGSLGVRAIRDGRTVSVSVSALTPQQDRRRVGAMRSLSTVTRMRLLDDLSVVERDGSALPLADVAGFASEAVQGISVAFIVCGSTLTARELRAVANRFSTGVQVVAVVCDPEAVPRFRRMGELSVITIGFLDDLQKSLARTRAT; encoded by the coding sequence GTGACTGACACCATCGCCACCCCGCGAACGTTTGCCGCCGGTTGGCCAGAAGCGCCCGAGGGACGCCTGGCGCGCTTCATTGCGCTGGTGATGCGCCGGTCGCTGGCGCTGCGTGGGCACATCCGTGCCGCCCGGCGTGTGGTGGCGGCCGTTGTCACACCCTTTGGCGCGGCCATGGGTGCCCTCGTGATCGTGGCGTTTCTGGTGGGGTACCTCGCTGGCTGGAGTGAACTGGTGGTCATGGCGTGGACCGGCCTGACGCTGGTTGTTGTTGCTCTCGCCTACCTGCTCGGGCGTACCGCCTACGCCGTCAGTCTCACGCTCGGCACGAATCGGGCCGTCGTCGGTGACGTTGTGGCGGGGAACGTGCGGGTGCACAACCCGGCGCGCGGCCGCGTACCGGGTGTCAACGTTGAGGTTCCCGTGGGATCGGCGCTGTCGATCATTCAGATGCCCGCCCTTCGCCGGCTGGCCAGCTTCAGTCACGACTTTGTGGTGCCCACCCGTCGGCGCGGGTTGGTCACGGTGGGACCGGTGCGAACGGTTCGCGCCGATCCGATCGGACTGGTGCGCAAGGAATTGGTATGGGCCGATCAGATTGAGCTGCGCGTTCATCCGCGTACCATCTCCATTCCGAGCATGAGCACCGGGCTCATTCGCGATTTGGAAGGGAATCCCACCCGCGACCTCACCACCACTGACGTATCGTTCAATTCGTTGCGTGAATACGTGTCGGGGGACGAGCGCCGCAGCATCCACTGGAAGAGTTCGGCGAAGACCGGCACACTCATGGTGCGTCAGTTCGAAGAGACCCGGCGCAGCGAGCTGATGGTTGTTCTGGGTATCCGAGACGACGAGTGCGCAACCGACGAGGAGTTCGAGCTCGCGGTGAGTGTGGCTGGATCACTCGGGGTGCGAGCCATTCGTGACGGCCGAACCGTGTCCGTGTCCGTGAGCGCGTTGACCCCGCAGCAGGATCGCCGCCGCGTTGGGGCGATGCGTAGCCTCAGCACCGTGACGCGGATGCGACTCCTCGACGACCTGAGCGTGGTCGAACGAGACGGCTCGGCCCTCCCCTTAGCGGATGTCGCCGGCTTCGCCTCCGAGGCCGTGCAGGGAATTTCGGTGGCCTTCATCGTGTGCGGTTCCACCCTGACCGCCCGCGAGCTTCGTGCGGTTGCGAACCGGTTCTCAACCGGTGTGCAGGTCGTGGCCGTGGTGTGCGATCCGGAAGCGGTGCCACGTTTTCGTCGGATGGGTGAACTCAGTGTGATCACCATCGGGTTCCTCGACGACCTGCAGAAAAGCCTCGCCCGAACGCGGGCGACATGA
- a CDS encoding FHA domain-containing protein, whose product MTCQICGAMLPQGAMFCGECGSSSTATPLTRKRPDPRPNDTTIIPPLLARPTVVSVPVEMGAAPRPAPTRAPGVNAPAGFVLQFSTGETVSVRGSGLIGRRPMPQPGESFDVLLPIADAGMSVSKTHLEFGQHDGEFWVSDRFSGNGTVLRRPNEAPVRCEPGRRYRVSRRSRVEIADQFFTVN is encoded by the coding sequence GTGACCTGCCAGATTTGTGGTGCCATGCTCCCGCAGGGAGCCATGTTCTGTGGTGAATGCGGTAGCTCCAGCACCGCTACCCCGCTCACCCGGAAGCGGCCGGACCCGCGGCCAAATGACACAACCATCATTCCGCCCCTGCTGGCGCGGCCTACCGTTGTGTCGGTCCCGGTCGAGATGGGGGCAGCGCCGCGGCCTGCTCCTACTAGAGCACCGGGCGTCAACGCACCCGCCGGGTTTGTTCTGCAATTCAGCACCGGCGAAACGGTCTCTGTTCGCGGGAGCGGCTTGATTGGCCGACGCCCCATGCCTCAGCCGGGGGAGTCCTTCGATGTGCTTCTGCCCATCGCGGACGCGGGAATGTCGGTGTCGAAGACTCATCTGGAATTCGGTCAGCACGATGGTGAATTCTGGGTCAGTGATCGTTTTTCCGGTAATGGGACCGTGCTCCGCCGGCCCAACGAGGCTCCCGTCCGATGCGAGCCCGGGCGCCGCTATCGGGTGTCACGCCGGTCACGGGTTGAAATTGCAGACCAGTTCTTCACCGTGAACTAA
- the ald gene encoding alanine dehydrogenase — protein MKVAIPTEVKNNEFRVAVTPAGVHELTENGHEVFVQAGAGLGSSIPDEAYEAAGAVILADAARTWAAADLLLKVKEPVDSEYAFFRSDLVLFTYLHLAAEPLLTQALLSAGVTSIAYETVQLPSGALPLLAPMSEVAGRLAPIVGANVMLKPNGGPGLLVPGVPGTHPARIVVLGGGVAGTAAMQVALGLGADVTVLDTNLFRLRELDALHFGRVKTIASNSFEIDKAVSEADMVIGSVLIPGARAPKLVSNELVSRMRPGSVLVDIAVDQGGCFADSHPTTHAEPTFTVHRSLFYCVANMPGAVPHTSTYALTNATLPYVRAIANRGWKSALNADSSLARGLTTYAGSIMSAPVASAHGLECRSLADVLA, from the coding sequence ATGAAGGTTGCGATCCCCACAGAGGTGAAGAACAACGAATTTCGAGTGGCTGTCACGCCCGCCGGGGTTCACGAACTCACCGAGAATGGGCACGAGGTCTTCGTTCAGGCCGGAGCCGGCCTCGGCTCCAGCATTCCCGATGAGGCATATGAAGCGGCAGGCGCCGTGATCCTGGCGGATGCTGCCCGCACCTGGGCTGCTGCGGACCTGCTGCTCAAGGTGAAGGAACCCGTCGACAGCGAATACGCCTTCTTTCGGTCCGACCTGGTGCTGTTCACCTATCTGCACCTCGCGGCGGAGCCACTGCTCACGCAGGCGCTGCTGTCGGCCGGCGTCACCTCGATTGCCTACGAAACGGTGCAGCTTCCCTCCGGAGCGCTGCCGCTCCTCGCCCCCATGAGCGAGGTGGCCGGGCGCCTCGCGCCTATTGTGGGCGCCAACGTGATGCTCAAACCCAACGGTGGCCCCGGACTCCTGGTTCCCGGGGTGCCGGGCACCCACCCGGCACGCATCGTTGTGCTCGGAGGTGGCGTTGCGGGAACCGCCGCGATGCAGGTAGCCCTGGGACTGGGCGCCGACGTCACCGTGCTCGACACCAACCTGTTCCGGCTGCGCGAACTCGACGCCCTGCACTTCGGTCGGGTCAAGACCATCGCGTCGAACAGCTTTGAAATCGACAAGGCTGTCTCGGAAGCCGACATGGTCATTGGCTCCGTCCTCATCCCCGGGGCCCGTGCACCCAAGCTCGTGAGCAATGAGCTGGTGTCACGCATGCGCCCGGGCAGCGTCCTGGTGGACATTGCCGTCGATCAGGGCGGATGCTTCGCCGACTCCCATCCGACCACGCACGCCGAGCCCACGTTCACCGTGCACCGGTCGCTCTTCTACTGCGTCGCCAACATGCCCGGCGCGGTGCCCCACACGTCGACCTACGCATTGACCAATGCCACGCTGCCCTACGTTCGTGCCATTGCCAACCGGGGCTGGAAGAGCGCCCTCAACGCGGATTCCTCCCTCGCGCGCGGGCTGACAACCTACGCCGGGAGCATCATGAGCGCTCCGGTCGCCAGTGCACACGGTCTCGAGTGTCGCTCACTCGCCGATGTTCTCGCCTAG
- a CDS encoding MoxR family ATPase — protein sequence MTMTPEQATQFADAFDRLVRGVEQVVLGKNHVIRLAFTALLSEGHLLLEDVPGTGKTSLARAIAQSVRGTSNRVQFTPDLLPGDITGVSIYDQRHGAFEFHRGPIFANIVLADEINRASPKTQSALLEVMEEGQVTTDGVTHQVGTPFMVIATQNSIEQAGTYRLPEAQLDRFIMKSSIGYPDHTSMIRILDGADHRAHEVTVPPVLSAETVVELATLARTVFVDASITDYVSRLVDATRTAPEVRLGVSVRGALALIRTVKTLAAANGRHYVIPDDVKVLAEPVLAHRLLLDAESEFDGVTASQVIAQIVVETPPPSERAQRD from the coding sequence ATGACGATGACCCCCGAGCAGGCCACCCAGTTCGCCGACGCCTTCGACCGGCTCGTGCGTGGTGTGGAGCAGGTTGTGCTCGGCAAGAACCACGTCATTCGGCTTGCCTTCACAGCGTTGCTGAGCGAGGGGCATCTGCTGCTTGAAGACGTGCCCGGCACCGGCAAAACCTCGCTCGCCCGGGCAATCGCGCAGAGCGTTCGCGGAACGAGCAACCGGGTGCAGTTCACCCCCGACCTGCTGCCCGGTGACATCACCGGAGTGAGCATCTACGACCAACGCCACGGGGCATTCGAGTTTCACCGCGGGCCCATCTTTGCCAACATTGTGCTCGCTGATGAGATCAACCGCGCGAGCCCGAAGACGCAATCGGCGCTGCTCGAAGTGATGGAGGAGGGGCAGGTAACAACGGATGGTGTGACTCACCAGGTGGGGACACCCTTCATGGTCATCGCCACGCAGAACTCCATCGAACAGGCGGGTACCTACCGGCTCCCCGAGGCACAGCTTGACCGGTTCATTATGAAGTCGTCGATCGGCTATCCCGACCACACGTCGATGATTCGTATTCTCGATGGTGCCGACCACCGTGCCCACGAGGTGACGGTTCCGCCGGTGCTGTCGGCGGAGACCGTGGTTGAGCTGGCGACCCTGGCGCGCACCGTCTTTGTGGACGCGAGCATCACCGACTATGTGTCCCGGCTGGTGGACGCCACCCGTACCGCGCCCGAGGTGCGGCTGGGCGTGAGCGTTCGCGGTGCCCTCGCGCTCATTCGAACGGTCAAAACCCTCGCAGCAGCCAATGGCCGCCACTACGTTATTCCCGACGACGTGAAGGTACTTGCGGAACCCGTGCTCGCGCACCGTCTCCTTCTGGATGCCGAGAGTGAATTCGATGGGGTCACGGCTTCCCAGGTGATTGCCCAAATTGTGGTCGAGACACCCCCGCCGAGTGAACGAGCCCAGCGTGACTGA
- a CDS encoding FtsK/SpoIIIE domain-containing protein, producing the protein MILPDEPLTLPPKPVPPPPPPFPLLATLAPLGAAALIWFVTGSAFALVFAVLSPVIAIASMADARRTQRKRALRDAVTYADALEQLRTSVAERLDGQRQQLCRRTPSVACILEQPVGVGRWRRSGATTVSLGLGTIDSDLRLSAATTPGEQRELRQFAAILPGAPITVDAVGGIGIIGPPALTRAMGRCVLVQLCHALPPTECAVSSLTLPGWEWLTGLPHSRTGATHGSAYCLVVVEARSALEAPERTLLTTALPDTVLPDTAPATGGTSTALVITLAEHIEDLPPGPATVVRVHGPQRAVLLAADRHTDNLEFHPELVTTEAALCFAVHAREQAVAAGLDGGSTLMPRVVTLSEIGHLHPPENGPGASSSLACLLGRSDGGDVIVDLVRSGPHAVVGGTTGSGKSELLVTWITALAGSYSPAQVTFLLVDFKGGAAFRPLQTLPHCVGLITDLDAGAASRALSSLAAELRYREGVLAAAQVSDVTDARLSHGPQSLSRLVIVIDEFATMINAFPELHALFVDIAARGRSLGVHLILCTQRPAGVVKDALLANCSLRLSLRVNNGADSQAVIGTNAAALISPQFPGRCLIAASAGEPTSCQVATTEPTDIADARGAVSKTQLTGVRRPWLEPLPSTLTDVHLAGTDGDMTAEHGNDFLLGLLDEPEQQRYRVARWNPQSDGHLLVVGCAGSGKSSLLRTLATQQRRVPVDLVSADVEATWDGLSRAHSALAASAPDRDRVLVLDDFDSVCARWEAEHRFKALEMLTTILRDGPARGLTVVISVQRLTGGLNSLTALCSTVLLLRMSSLQEHLAAGGQSAHFDPSLPAGGGRLHGLRVQLLAPPAGTTPSCVREVTHLGDQALIVVSSVPAATAALWRAARGPGVQVVEITGIPTLTTSDRLELSDGHGARVVIGDAEAWQAQWALLSTLRSHLPIVFDRASLADYRVIGRRRDLPPALAPDRGHVWVLQPDGSVVRGSLPVAPTPTPGGDAA; encoded by the coding sequence ATGATTCTCCCCGATGAACCGCTCACGCTACCGCCGAAGCCGGTGCCTCCACCACCGCCCCCATTTCCGCTCCTCGCGACGCTCGCGCCACTGGGCGCCGCCGCACTAATCTGGTTCGTGACCGGTTCTGCCTTCGCACTGGTGTTCGCGGTGCTGAGCCCGGTGATTGCCATCGCGAGTATGGCCGACGCGCGACGCACCCAGCGCAAACGAGCGCTTCGTGACGCCGTCACATATGCCGATGCACTCGAGCAGCTGCGCACGAGCGTTGCGGAACGTCTCGACGGGCAACGCCAGCAGTTGTGCCGGCGCACACCGTCGGTCGCGTGCATTCTGGAGCAGCCGGTGGGCGTGGGGCGGTGGCGGAGGTCAGGAGCGACAACCGTCAGTCTCGGTCTCGGCACGATCGACAGCGATCTGCGGCTCTCGGCTGCCACGACACCCGGGGAGCAGCGCGAACTTCGGCAGTTTGCCGCGATACTCCCGGGGGCTCCGATCACGGTGGACGCGGTCGGTGGTATCGGGATCATTGGTCCGCCCGCCCTCACCCGTGCCATGGGGCGATGCGTCCTGGTGCAGCTGTGTCACGCGCTGCCGCCCACCGAATGCGCGGTCTCGTCGCTCACGTTGCCCGGCTGGGAGTGGCTGACGGGCCTGCCCCACAGTCGCACGGGGGCAACGCACGGCAGTGCCTATTGCCTCGTGGTGGTAGAGGCTCGTTCCGCTCTGGAGGCGCCCGAGCGCACCCTTCTGACGACGGCGCTGCCTGATACGGTGCTGCCTGATACGGCGCCGGCAACCGGGGGAACGTCCACCGCGCTGGTCATCACTCTGGCGGAGCACATCGAAGATCTCCCGCCCGGCCCGGCCACCGTGGTGCGCGTTCACGGCCCGCAACGTGCCGTGCTGCTGGCGGCAGACCGGCACACCGACAACCTGGAGTTTCACCCCGAACTTGTTACCACCGAGGCGGCACTGTGCTTTGCTGTCCACGCGCGGGAGCAGGCTGTGGCTGCGGGGCTTGACGGTGGAAGTACCCTCATGCCCCGGGTGGTGACCCTCTCCGAGATTGGTCACCTTCACCCGCCGGAGAACGGTCCGGGAGCATCGTCCTCGCTGGCCTGTCTGCTCGGGCGCAGTGACGGCGGCGACGTGATTGTCGATCTGGTGCGCTCCGGACCTCATGCCGTCGTGGGCGGCACCACGGGAAGTGGCAAGAGCGAGCTGTTGGTGACCTGGATCACGGCGCTGGCCGGGAGCTATTCGCCGGCGCAGGTCACGTTTCTCCTCGTGGATTTTAAAGGTGGAGCGGCTTTTCGCCCCCTGCAGACCCTGCCGCACTGCGTGGGCCTCATCACTGACCTCGACGCCGGAGCAGCGTCACGTGCTCTCTCGAGCCTCGCTGCCGAACTGCGGTATCGAGAGGGTGTTCTCGCTGCCGCGCAGGTGAGCGACGTCACGGATGCTCGTCTGTCGCACGGCCCCCAGAGTCTCTCGCGGCTGGTCATCGTGATTGATGAATTTGCCACAATGATCAACGCCTTCCCCGAGCTGCATGCGCTCTTCGTGGACATTGCCGCCCGCGGACGCTCGTTGGGCGTGCATCTCATCCTGTGCACTCAGCGACCTGCCGGGGTGGTGAAGGATGCCCTCCTGGCTAACTGCAGCCTGCGACTCTCGCTGCGAGTCAACAACGGGGCTGATAGTCAGGCCGTCATCGGAACGAATGCAGCGGCACTCATCTCGCCACAGTTTCCGGGTCGGTGTCTCATCGCGGCATCAGCAGGGGAGCCGACGTCGTGTCAGGTTGCCACCACCGAGCCGACAGACATAGCGGATGCGCGTGGGGCAGTGTCGAAAACGCAGCTGACCGGGGTGCGACGCCCCTGGCTCGAACCGCTCCCGAGCACCCTGACCGATGTGCATCTCGCCGGAACGGACGGTGACATGACGGCGGAGCACGGCAATGATTTTCTGCTGGGACTCCTGGACGAACCGGAACAGCAACGATATCGAGTGGCCCGGTGGAATCCCCAGAGCGACGGGCATCTTCTGGTCGTGGGTTGTGCCGGATCAGGCAAGAGCAGCCTGCTGCGAACCCTCGCCACTCAGCAGCGGCGGGTGCCGGTCGACCTCGTGTCCGCCGACGTGGAAGCCACCTGGGACGGGTTGAGTCGTGCCCACTCGGCCCTGGCGGCATCAGCTCCGGATCGAGATCGCGTCCTGGTGCTCGACGACTTTGATTCCGTGTGCGCCAGGTGGGAAGCGGAGCACCGCTTCAAGGCGCTGGAGATGCTCACAACCATTCTCCGTGATGGTCCGGCCCGCGGACTGACCGTGGTCATTTCTGTGCAGCGCCTCACGGGTGGGCTGAATAGCCTGACGGCTCTCTGCAGCACTGTCTTGCTCTTACGAATGTCAAGCCTGCAGGAGCACCTCGCAGCAGGTGGGCAGTCCGCACACTTTGATCCATCCCTTCCGGCTGGTGGTGGTCGCCTCCACGGGTTGCGGGTGCAGTTACTCGCCCCTCCTGCGGGCACGACGCCGTCCTGTGTCCGTGAGGTGACGCACCTCGGCGACCAGGCACTGATCGTGGTTTCGTCTGTCCCGGCCGCAACGGCGGCCCTCTGGCGCGCAGCACGCGGTCCGGGCGTGCAGGTCGTTGAGATAACGGGTATTCCCACCCTCACGACCTCAGATCGGTTGGAGCTCTCCGATGGTCACGGCGCTCGGGTGGTGATTGGCGATGCCGAGGCGTGGCAGGCCCAGTGGGCGCTGCTGTCCACACTCCGTTCCCACCTGCCGATCGTCTTTGATCGCGCCAGCCTCGCGGACTATCGCGTCATCGGCCGGAGGCGCGACCTGCCTCCAGCGCTCGCGCCGGATCGCGGGCACGTGTGGGTGCTTCAGCCCGACGGCTCCGTGGTGCGGGGCTCCCTGCCGGTAGCGCCCACACCAACGCCGGGCGGAGATGCAGCCTAG
- a CDS encoding transglutaminase domain-containing protein translates to MTATVEAPVPARRRSTRQKGRLDGRLIVGHGMALFLATATASVTLWPVYQSRQFVVVVLGAFIIGTLIALCGTVFRWPGWVVMLATLAGFLLGGVPLAVPDRAINGIWPSGAGISELVAAGALSWKQLVTIVLPVGSYQSLLVPLLILVLVSTVAGLSTALRARVPEYAVLAPIAFFLAGIALGPTSEFTPLLSGVVFFVIVLGWVLWMRHMRTAATRTASGATEERRSRGRAVLSAGAIMTVAVSIGAVAAVALPAASERDVLRARVQQPFNPQDYASPLSEFRSYLQPELADDTLLEVTGLPAEGRLRLATLDSYDGIVYSAGSATTRSASGSFTRLPYRLDQSQVAGEQTTLTVTVEGYTGRWVPGIGQLEQIEFSGATAIARSDSFFYNDNGGSGAVLSGLTRGDSYRSESVTPVPVSGLSTLRPGSAVQPPIGLIPDGLVETLESYVRADSAPGLQLQQALAGLANAGYVSHGLGDDEPVSRSGHGADRITELFTAIPMLGDEEQYAVAAALMARQIGFPARVVVGFAPQIDPEATEPVQITGSDASAWIEVQSNAGNWVTIDPTPAIRDIPAEQPDDPTVVSRPQSVLPPPEIDTPQQRDPVPAERTVDDPVVPVSPVLAFLRAAAVVAGWTLLGLLIVLSPALLVIVAKLRRRRLRRRQATPLARIAGAWHEFVDAATDHQVPMLKNATRLEVAEAVDDLTTNPVPTAEPRADAARVARAVDHAIFAPVIPTTADADALWHCVDDLRRELGVGRTRRERVRALISLRSFSRYAGGTA, encoded by the coding sequence ATGACCGCGACAGTGGAGGCTCCAGTACCGGCACGGCGGCGGTCGACGCGCCAGAAGGGGCGCCTCGACGGGCGCCTCATCGTGGGGCATGGTATGGCGCTTTTTCTCGCCACGGCGACGGCATCCGTCACCCTGTGGCCCGTCTATCAGAGCCGGCAATTTGTCGTGGTGGTGCTCGGCGCGTTCATTATCGGAACGCTCATCGCTCTTTGCGGCACGGTGTTTCGGTGGCCGGGCTGGGTGGTCATGCTGGCAACCCTGGCCGGCTTCCTCCTCGGCGGTGTTCCTCTCGCCGTTCCCGATCGGGCCATCAACGGCATCTGGCCCTCCGGCGCCGGCATCAGCGAACTCGTCGCTGCCGGCGCGCTCAGCTGGAAGCAGCTGGTCACTATTGTGCTGCCCGTGGGTTCCTACCAGAGCCTGCTCGTTCCCCTCCTGATCCTCGTGCTCGTTTCGACGGTCGCTGGGCTGTCGACTGCCCTGCGGGCCCGGGTACCGGAATATGCGGTCCTGGCTCCGATCGCCTTCTTCCTGGCCGGAATCGCGCTCGGACCCACCAGCGAATTCACGCCGCTCCTCTCGGGTGTCGTCTTCTTCGTCATCGTGCTCGGGTGGGTGTTGTGGATGCGTCACATGCGCACCGCTGCAACCCGGACGGCATCAGGAGCAACAGAAGAACGGCGTTCTCGGGGGCGCGCCGTGCTGAGCGCCGGGGCCATCATGACGGTCGCGGTGTCCATCGGAGCGGTGGCGGCGGTTGCCCTGCCCGCTGCGAGCGAGCGTGACGTGCTGCGGGCCCGCGTGCAACAGCCGTTCAACCCGCAGGACTATGCCAGCCCGCTGAGTGAATTTCGCAGTTACCTGCAGCCGGAGCTCGCCGACGACACCCTCCTGGAGGTGACCGGTCTGCCCGCCGAGGGTCGTCTGCGGCTCGCGACCCTCGACAGCTACGACGGAATCGTCTACTCAGCGGGCAGCGCAACCACGAGGAGCGCGTCGGGTTCTTTCACGCGCCTGCCCTATCGACTCGACCAGAGTCAGGTGGCGGGGGAACAGACCACCCTCACGGTCACGGTCGAGGGCTACACGGGCCGGTGGGTGCCGGGAATCGGTCAGCTGGAGCAGATTGAATTTTCCGGTGCCACCGCGATCGCCCGCTCCGATTCGTTCTTCTACAACGACAATGGCGGCTCCGGCGCGGTGCTCTCCGGCTTGACCCGCGGGGATTCCTACCGGAGCGAGTCGGTCACCCCGGTGCCCGTGTCCGGGCTCTCCACCCTGCGCCCGGGCTCGGCGGTTCAACCGCCCATCGGTCTTATTCCCGACGGACTCGTCGAGACGCTCGAGAGTTACGTGCGTGCCGACTCCGCGCCGGGGCTGCAACTTCAGCAGGCGCTCGCCGGGCTCGCGAACGCGGGCTACGTGAGCCATGGGCTGGGGGACGATGAGCCGGTCAGCCGTTCAGGGCACGGTGCCGATCGCATCACCGAACTGTTCACCGCTATCCCCATGCTCGGCGACGAGGAGCAGTATGCCGTCGCCGCAGCCCTGATGGCCCGGCAGATCGGCTTTCCGGCCCGCGTCGTTGTCGGCTTCGCCCCGCAGATCGACCCCGAAGCCACGGAGCCCGTCCAGATCACAGGATCCGACGCGTCAGCCTGGATCGAGGTGCAATCGAACGCAGGGAACTGGGTGACGATCGACCCGACACCCGCCATCCGGGACATTCCCGCGGAACAACCGGATGACCCAACCGTCGTCTCTCGTCCCCAATCCGTGCTTCCACCGCCCGAGATTGACACGCCCCAGCAGCGGGATCCGGTTCCGGCCGAACGCACCGTGGACGACCCGGTCGTGCCGGTGAGCCCCGTGCTGGCCTTTCTGCGTGCCGCCGCGGTCGTGGCGGGGTGGACGCTGCTCGGGCTCCTGATTGTGCTGTCCCCAGCGCTGCTGGTGATTGTCGCCAAGCTGCGTCGGCGTCGGTTGCGGCGCCGTCAGGCGACACCACTGGCGCGGATTGCCGGCGCGTGGCATGAATTTGTCGATGCGGCCACGGATCATCAGGTGCCGATGCTGAAAAATGCCACCCGACTGGAGGTTGCCGAGGCCGTTGATGACCTCACTACCAACCCTGTGCCGACGGCCGAACCACGCGCGGATGCCGCCCGAGTGGCCCGAGCCGTGGACCACGCCATTTTCGCTCCGGTCATACCAACGACGGCGGATGCCGACGCGCTCTGGCATTGCGTCGACGACCTGCGCCGCGAGCTCGGGGTGGGCCGCACGCGCCGGGAACGCGTGCGGGCGCTCATCAGTCTTCGCTCGTTCAGTCGGTACGCTGGAGGGACAGCGTAG